The DNA region ttttcaaatttttgtcccACGAATCTGCCTGGGGGCAAGAATTTCTGAAATTAATTTCTAAACTAAAAGAATAACAAAATTTCTTTAACAGTTCATCGAAAAAAgtccaacattaaaaaaaatcattcaaaaaatagtaaatttcgTAAAGCTTGAACAAGAGCATCAAATCTATaccacccaagtaacatttttggttttatcaaagctgtcacaaccgctataaaacctattaGCCAAacccaacattaaaaccactaagtcgtaacagcctccccagaaccccgataaacctctgttaaaacccaaaaggacctccgcaaaaggttgtcacggcatatttataaaatctacataggagttcaaggctttacaactgaatcctaacaacatcctcaaagccttgataaagcctttgttaaaacctagtcaggatttaaggaaaaatgacatttcatacgtctttaaACGTCTTTaaacgtcttcaaacgtcttatgccaaataggtttaattttggcaaaaaaaaagtctttgtcttgccaaatgataaaatggagatggtttgcaaaaatggcgatgataagtAATAGACATTGGAGGTAATCAACATAATTTGAAttggtggctcaaattcagctccggttgaaattttattgataaatgtaggggatACAGAgccaaaaaaacatttcaaaaactctcctaataacaaaatttgttattcgttcggtatactgacttaaaaataaaattaccataaatcgcacaaatggaaaagtttctaagtgtccataacacaaactgttattattttttcttttgttaaatatgtttagatctttgggataattttgtctaatttcgtcggggtcattattttggccatgaaatggggtccttaagctaaaattattctaaaaagttgaaattttggaagttgatttttttaattatttgatataccccctaagggaccttgctaaaattggctagaactatgggataattttgaccaatttcggccggatcattattttggccatgaaatggggtccttaagctaaaattattcttaaaagttgaaattttgaaagctgattttttaaattatttgatataccccctaaaggactttgtttaaaatggttagaactatgggataattttgaccaatttcgtcagggttattattttggccatgaaatggggtccttaagctaaaattattctaaaagttgaaattttggaagttgatttttttaattatttgatataccccctaagggactttgctaaaattggctagaactatgggataattttgaccgatttcatcggggtcatttatttcaccatgaaatggggtttcaagctaaaattaatccgataaaattaacttttgagagttcattttttttaaattttgttatgttcccaaacggaattgatttatttattgagaatttttgaaaagtgaataacaaaaactgttatcagagctgaaaatgtcaggggtcctgacgcgaaaatcggcgacgcatacacgaatttttgagatccattcactgaaccgcaaaaccgtgacataaacaaacccgactaagtcgtgagtgccctagctcactgagcagctgcaatgcgaggcagtagtcgaccaacgctcattcgacgttgtacgcacacacataaagaaacaagtttttacacaaaaagttggtatttatgcgtggaaatgtaattttgaatagaagttatggttgtttcaagtgttttgcacagtctagaaccattcaattgtttaaaaatagtcaaaatagtgtttagagaggattttacgagtcagtcatacgacacgaattgagtgagtgtagctcattctttcacgtctctcattctccagcagacgaccggcacgagtcaggcggcagtggttgaacggacacagtaggcttacagtcacatgctagcagtgaactgacattttggtttgcttcatgtgtacgctgggttggaaacattttgcaggcctgactgttattattttcacaaacagaaaaaaaaaattgtgtaaatttacatcatttatgatgtaccaaaagtgcacgtcattaatgatgcgaatttacatcaaattcatttgaaatttaaatgccaTCCGATGTAAACTTTTCGAACAAAATTGGTCTCAAAACATGTAAAATTCCGATGAAACTAACGTAAATTcacaaaagccaaaattttttttgctccgttgaatctagaatttgatgtaattttcaaaagcttTCGTAAATACCAGTCCAGAAAGATAACATTTTTACttcatttttgatcaaaatatgttttcttgaTTGACCTGAAGTAGAACAAATCTTTCTGTATCGTGATACAAAAGTTTTTACTTAGTTACATCAAATAACAGATTCAACGGAGCAACTCTCGAATGCTTTTTGTTTAAGGGAGTGATAACTACAATGCGGAATGTACTCACCTGAAAGAATTGGTTAAGCTTTGCACGAGAAACCTAATCAGCAATGGTCCAGCAATGGTTGTGTACGTCAGAGGCGGCCGGTTGTAGCCGTTTGTTCTTTGCCGAGGACAGTGTTGTTTGCAAACTCGGAATCGGGTTGATCTCTTTCCGTCGATGCTGGTAAACCGTGACAGTTCTACTGGAACGCATTCGCACGTCGCAGTAAAACAGTTATTTATCCTGATGGGAAACGCGGAACGTTTGAATCGAGGGAAAAAAATAGATTCGATACTTACATCCTGAATAGATTTGCTAACACACTCGTTGCACTGAAACGACAACTTGGTTGAGGCCTAAATATGGCATATGATCCGTTGCTTTTCCTCCCATTGCCATCGAGGGAATTTTCCAGCTTATCCGGTGAGTTCGAACCCACCAACTCCTTCTAGGATGGCGTAGGGGATGCCCCAACGACGTCCACGATCACTGtagtaaatagtaaaaaaaaaaaattagggcaAAAACATCACACGAATTCCCCGCCGTCGGAGTTGTCGCCAAGCTTGGCTTGCGTGACCGGTTTTTGCACAGCACCTGGGCGTTTATCCTGAGCCAGTGGAACTCGGCCAACAGCTGGAGGGCTTTCCTGCCATGCTCCAACGGCAGATAGTCACACAGCAGCATGATGTCGGCGCACGAGAGTTCTTTTTCGTGGGCGTTCCTGAAAACGAGTAGAGTTGAGGCTTGCTGCAAACGAAACAACATGTACGACCTACTTGAACTCTGCCAGCTCCGCGTTCGAAATCAACGACGTGTCCGAACTCTCGACCTGCCTGCTTCCGGAACAGGTctagaaaagaaataaaattttcagcacAGGCTAAAACTTTCACAAATCCCCACCCGCTTACCGATGTCGTCTCCGACATCATCACGTCGTCAAAGTGCGTCTTCATCACGTGCTTCGGCGAAGTCAAACTACTTCTGCACTCCATCGGTTCAACCGCCTTCACGCCGCCGTCGCCCTCTTCAATGTTGGTTGATTACCACCTCCTCGTTGACAGTCACGTTTTCCTCGCTCGCGTCGACAATTTTCACCTCGTTTTCGTCCAGATCAAGCTTGGCTTGCACTTCCTCCTCGGTCTTGAGTTCCTCGTCCACAAACAACGgtatttccatcgattttcgtTTCCCCGCCGATTCgtccagctgctgctgctccaggTCGTTCTCAATCACGGCGTCGTCCTCCAACGGTTCGCTCATGTTGCCTTTGTCCTCTGCGCAGTCTTCAATCATGTCCGTCGTATTAATGCTCATGATCGGGCCGGGAATGCTTGAGATGGGGATGGTCGTTGGGATGGCAAGGTTCATCACGGCGGCGGCAACCGGATTTGGCAGTGATTCGTTGGTGACCACCTTGGTGGCGGACACGAGCGAGTTCATGATCGGCGCGGGCACGCTTTCCGGGACGCTCGTTACGGTGCTGCAAACGTCCGCGAAAAGCTGCAGCTGCGTCGTGTTGACCTCGAGCACGGGCATCGGGTTCGcggtggtcgtcgtcgtcgtcgtgttggTGCTCGTCAGCGTCATGCACGTGTTGACCGATGGAATGATTGGAATGATAAGCATGACCACTGTGCATGGGAAAAGGGTGGATTAGTTGAGAGTGAAAAGCTTTCCCAAAACCATCGGTACTCACTAGTTACAGCCGGTTGCGGTTTGCTGATCGGTCCCCAAGCTTAATTTTCTGCAAGTAAATCAAACTTGAATCAATCAAGTTAAACACACACGAAACGCAGATTTTACCTTGATAAAACTCCGGCAACCAGTTTGCGTTGGCATTTTTCAGCGATCTTCGACCCCTGCGAACCCGATGCCCGTGCTCGAGGTCAACACGACGCAGCTGCAGCTCTTCGCGGACGTTTGTAGCACCGTAACGAGCGCCCGGAAAGCTTGCCCGCGCCGATCATGAACTCGCTCGTGTCCGCCACCAAGGTAGTCCCCAACGAATCACTGCCAAATCCGGTGGCCGCCGCCGTGATGAACCTTGCCGTCCCGACGACCATTCCCATCCTGTTGGAGGACGACGTCGCGATTGAGAACGAcctggagcagcagcagctggacAAATCGGCGGAGAAGCGAAAACCGCTGGAAATCTACGAATTTGTGGCAACGGTGGCAACAACAAGACGAACTCTTTTGACAACCACAAAAAAACAAGACGAACTCGGGGTGGGTCAGGCGTCGACATGGGGGgaatattgcgcgtattcctgaaaaagacacgcggcatatcagcctcgaaacgacgcgccgcactttcggcaaatgctcgctgtcaaatcccatactgactgcgctttttgtttttgttgatctacTTTTTCGAATCGCTTGCCATTGTTGCCAGGTACGTTTTTAATTGCACTAAAAGtgtagaaaatcgctggcaacaatgtctatggcacattctgaaattccgcgcggcgtgtacctttgaaagaaacggacaatatcgTTAAACGTGTGCACAAATTCGCCCATTTCTCCTGCAGCGTGtaaagtgtttttgttttgaagcagTGCCTGCtagagatccttaatagggagactggtcgaagtgaatttgacgtacccaaacagacacgagtttgacgtatccaaacgagcatttgcctttatgcccagcaaaacttatcagtgttgccaagctcaaaacatacgttgccagatcgatttagccagcttagaccagtctccctatttagggtctctagtgcCTGCTGCGTTCGTGAATTTGGCCCCACCCTACGGTGGCCGGTTGGGGAACTAATTATCCAAGACACCAATCGTACTTGGGAGGTACacgtttctgaaaaaaatgacgaaTAAGCGagattaaaattatgtttagtgATCAATTTATCTTCAACGTGTAGTGATTTCGGCATCGTGTCAAATCTGTTTGTTTTCATGTTTGTGAGCAAGCAGTTCTGGATTTAGGTATTtgtgtatttaattttttgaaactttttaaattaaaaatgtgtatTGCGTGTTTTTGTGCAAACTCCCAGCACTTGACGAAGCAAAGCCTTAAAAGACTTTTCGCTCTCTACCATCCGCCATCACCGGAAATCTACTTCACCATCCGGATGCTGACCTCTGCTTCTACATCGGGTTTGATGTTGATCGTGGTGATCTGCTTGACGATCTCGGACGACGAGTACAGATCGATGACACGCTTGTGCAGGCGCATCCGGAAGTGAGTCTTGGAACCCTCACCGCAAATCTTCCAGGTCGCGATACGCAGGATCGGCGTGCTAACCAGGTTTTAACGCGCAGCTTCTGCTTCTTGGCGCCGCTGATCAAGTCAGCGCACACTTTTACTAGGCTGCGGACACTGCATTAGGTAAGTGTTTGCGGATCCGGTGAAGGATCGTGGCTACTGCAACAGGCTGCTGGATGTCCGTTTGTGGATTTTCACTTGTCGGTTCACGGCTCTAGTCCGGTCACTGCTGGCGTTAGAGAAGCCAGGTTGTTCCATCTAGCCGAAAACATCAACCGAGCCTGCCAGCTCCAGCTTAAACAATTCCTGTTTCTGAAGAAAGACCAATTACCCGTCCCCCTCCACGACAAAGCACCCAACCGTAATAAGGTCAATGCAACCTCCCGCTCCGCGAACCGTTTCCACCTGGAGCAGAGACCTAaaaacatactttatggatgaaccTGAATCGGATTGTTGACTTCAGCAGCGCATAAACTTTACCTGTTTTGGTGTTGTTTCTTGACGACAGCAGAATAGCCCCCACACATAATTACTTGCAACACCTCCACCCACAAGACTACTTTCGATTGACACTGGTCTTCCGTTGTAAACAAACTTACTTTTGCTTGTAATCgaacaaaatcaatcaattgACCAAACAGCACAACAAACACTGGTTTGTTTTTGCAAGCTGTCATTATCGAAAACAATcattattgtaattttaaaatctttc from Culex quinquefasciatus strain JHB chromosome 3, VPISU_Cqui_1.0_pri_paternal, whole genome shotgun sequence includes:
- the LOC119768871 gene encoding uncharacterized protein LOC119768871 isoform X2, translating into MGFDSEHLPKVRRVVSRLICRVSFSGIRAIFPPCRRLTHPEFVLFFCGCQKSSSCCCHRCHKFVDFQRFSLLRRFVQLLLLQQQLDESAGKRKSMEIPLFVDEELKTEEEVQAKLDLDENEVKIVDASEENVTVNEEVVINQH
- the LOC119768871 gene encoding uncharacterized protein LOC119768871 isoform X1, yielding MGEFVHTFNDIVRFFQRNTRNIPPMSTPDPPRVRLVFLWLSKEFVLLLPPLPQIRRFPAVFASPPICPAAAAPDCAEDKGNMSEPLEDDAVIENDLEQQQLDESAGKRKSMEIPLFVDEELKTEEEVQAKLDLDENEVKIVDASEENVTVNEEVVINQH